A single region of the Bacteroides luhongzhouii genome encodes:
- a CDS encoding hybrid sensor histidine kinase/response regulator transcription factor — protein sequence MKKVLILLICLISCQIGCHAQMADEHYYFKNLSVQNGLSQNTVNAILQDKQGFMWFGTKDGLNRYDGLSFRKFKHDDRTRRSIGNNFITALYEDAKGDIWVGTDVGLYIYNPEKDSFRHFAELSAENTKIEHTVTAISGDNKGCVWVAVESQGLFCYDLEEGKLRNHTLKNFSFISTNVQSFVFDNSGTLWIGCYGDGLFYSKDRLQTLHPYISPVDNQKTYANDVVIALVKGAYNCLYVGSLKGGVKELNLTSNKLHDLLSEDENGESVFCRELLVASDNELWIGAESGLYIYNLRMGKYVHLRSSINDPYSLSDNAIYSLCKDREGGIWIGSYFGGVNYYPRFYTYFEKYYPKGTDNGLRGKRVREFCQDNQGILWIGTEDGGLNRFNPKTKTFSFFTPSSAFTNVHGLCLIGDYLWVGTFSKGVKVVDTRTGAIVKTYQKTDSPRSLIDNSVFSICCTTTGDIYLGTLFGLLRYNKQSDDFDRIPELNGRFVYDIKEDSGGNLWLATYANGAYCYNVSEKKWKNYLHDENDPKSLPYDKVLSIFEDSHRQIWLTTQGGGFCRFQPDTETFTNYNLSAGLPNDVVYQIVEDKNGLLWLTTNNGLVCFQPTTGVMKVYTTSNGLLGDQFNYRSSFEAEDGTIYLGSIDGFIAFNPKNFSENKFLPSIVITDFFLFGKEVYAGESGSPLEKSITFSDQLVLQSNQNSFSFRVAALDFQAPKTSRIMYKLEGFDTDWLTVGESPIVTYSNLRYGDYTFQMKVANSDGVWSDDEVSLEVHILPPFYLSIWAYCVYALLIIGCSLYTVMYFKRRSNSKHRRQMEKFEQEKEREVYHAKIDFFTNVAHEIRTPLTLIKGPLENIILKKQVDAETREDLNVMKQNTERLLNLTNQLLDFRKTESQGFRLNFAKCNVTEVLKETHVRFTSLAKQKGLEFTLQVPEKDFYAHVNREAFTKIISNLLNNGVKYAESYVHISLEVPEADENNSFCIRTENDGVIIPNEMKEEIFKPFVRFNEKEDGKVTTGTGIGLALSRSLAELHQGTLAMGEGEENNTFCLTLPIVQDMTITLTPEPEVEIDRMSEVPAGEVEKKDNRPTVLVVEDNPDMLAFVVRQLAREYTVLTAANGAEALQVLDGNYVNLVVSDVVMPVMDGFELCKTIKSDLNYSHIPVILLTAKTNIQSKIEGMELGADAYLEKPFSVEYLQACASSLIQNREKLRKAFAQSPFVAANTMALTKADEDFIKKLNEVIQVNYSNPEFSMDDMADSLNMSRSNFYRKIKGVLDLSPNEYLRLERLKRAAQLLKEGENRVNEICYMVGFNSPSYFAKCFQKQFGVLPKDFVS from the coding sequence ATGAAGAAAGTTCTAATACTTTTAATCTGTTTAATAAGTTGTCAGATAGGCTGCCATGCGCAAATGGCGGACGAGCATTATTATTTCAAAAATCTTAGTGTACAGAACGGATTATCTCAGAACACGGTCAATGCGATTTTGCAGGATAAGCAGGGCTTTATGTGGTTCGGCACAAAAGATGGTCTGAATAGATATGACGGTTTGTCATTCCGCAAATTCAAACATGATGACCGCACACGGCGGAGCATTGGTAATAATTTTATCACAGCGCTTTATGAGGACGCAAAAGGAGATATCTGGGTAGGTACGGATGTAGGACTTTATATCTATAATCCGGAGAAGGATTCTTTCCGGCATTTTGCTGAATTGAGCGCAGAAAACACGAAAATAGAACATACCGTAACTGCAATCTCCGGAGACAACAAAGGATGTGTCTGGGTAGCGGTAGAGTCACAGGGATTATTTTGTTATGACCTGGAGGAAGGAAAACTCCGGAATCACACATTGAAGAACTTTTCTTTTATCTCCACCAATGTCCAGTCTTTTGTTTTTGATAATAGCGGAACTCTCTGGATTGGCTGTTATGGTGATGGACTTTTCTATTCGAAAGACCGTCTGCAAACCCTTCATCCTTATATCTCACCTGTAGACAATCAGAAAACTTATGCCAATGATGTCGTGATAGCCTTGGTGAAAGGAGCATATAACTGCCTATATGTAGGCTCTTTAAAGGGAGGAGTGAAAGAACTGAACCTGACCTCTAACAAACTGCATGACTTACTTTCTGAAGATGAAAATGGAGAGTCTGTTTTTTGTCGTGAATTGCTGGTCGCTTCTGACAACGAATTGTGGATTGGTGCAGAGTCGGGACTTTATATCTATAATCTCCGAATGGGCAAATACGTTCATTTGCGCAGTTCGATCAACGACCCTTATTCTTTATCCGACAATGCTATTTATTCATTGTGTAAGGATCGCGAGGGTGGTATCTGGATTGGTTCTTATTTTGGCGGTGTGAATTACTATCCTCGTTTTTATACGTATTTCGAGAAATATTATCCCAAAGGGACTGATAATGGTTTGCGTGGGAAGCGAGTACGTGAGTTCTGTCAGGATAATCAAGGTATCCTGTGGATTGGTACGGAAGACGGTGGTTTGAACCGTTTCAACCCCAAGACCAAAACTTTCTCCTTTTTTACGCCCAGCAGTGCTTTTACCAATGTGCATGGTTTGTGTTTAATTGGCGATTATCTTTGGGTGGGAACCTTCTCAAAAGGAGTGAAAGTAGTAGATACGCGTACGGGAGCTATCGTGAAAACTTATCAGAAAACGGATTCTCCTCGTTCATTGATAGATAATAGTGTTTTCTCTATTTGCTGCACAACGACAGGTGATATTTATCTGGGAACTTTGTTCGGCTTGCTCCGATATAATAAACAGTCTGATGATTTCGACCGGATACCGGAACTGAACGGTCGGTTTGTGTATGACATAAAGGAGGACTCCGGAGGGAATCTATGGTTGGCAACTTATGCAAATGGAGCTTATTGCTACAATGTGAGTGAGAAGAAATGGAAGAATTATTTGCACGATGAAAATGACCCGAAAAGTCTTCCATACGACAAGGTATTAAGTATCTTTGAAGACTCTCACCGGCAAATCTGGCTGACTACTCAAGGAGGAGGCTTTTGTCGTTTTCAGCCGGATACGGAGACATTTACCAACTATAATTTATCTGCTGGCTTGCCGAATGATGTTGTATATCAGATTGTGGAAGACAAGAACGGCCTTTTGTGGTTGACAACCAATAATGGTCTGGTTTGCTTCCAACCCACAACTGGAGTCATGAAAGTATATACTACCTCCAATGGATTGTTGGGCGACCAGTTTAATTATCGTTCGAGTTTTGAGGCCGAGGATGGTACGATTTATTTAGGTAGTATCGATGGCTTTATAGCTTTTAATCCCAAGAATTTTTCGGAAAACAAGTTTCTCCCGTCTATTGTAATTACAGATTTCTTTCTGTTTGGAAAGGAAGTATATGCTGGTGAGTCGGGCTCCCCGCTGGAAAAGAGTATTACTTTCTCTGACCAGCTTGTTCTCCAGTCTAATCAGAATTCTTTTTCTTTCCGTGTAGCCGCGCTGGATTTTCAGGCTCCCAAGACAAGCCGGATTATGTATAAGTTGGAAGGCTTTGATACAGACTGGTTGACAGTTGGTGAAAGCCCTATTGTTACCTATTCCAATCTTCGATATGGTGATTATACCTTCCAGATGAAAGTTGCCAATAGTGATGGAGTATGGAGTGACGATGAAGTGTCATTGGAAGTGCATATTCTTCCTCCTTTCTATCTTTCAATATGGGCGTATTGCGTGTATGCTTTGCTGATCATCGGCTGTTCTTTATATACAGTTATGTATTTCAAGAGACGCAGTAATAGCAAGCACCGCAGGCAGATGGAAAAATTCGAGCAGGAGAAGGAGCGCGAGGTTTACCATGCAAAGATTGATTTCTTTACCAATGTAGCCCATGAAATACGTACGCCGTTGACATTGATTAAAGGTCCGTTGGAAAACATCATATTGAAGAAACAGGTTGATGCGGAAACACGGGAGGACCTGAACGTAATGAAACAGAATACAGAACGATTGTTGAATCTGACTAATCAGTTGCTTGATTTCCGTAAAACGGAAAGCCAGGGATTCCGGTTGAATTTTGCGAAATGCAATGTGACGGAGGTACTGAAAGAGACTCATGTGCGTTTCACTTCCCTTGCCAAACAGAAAGGTTTGGAATTCACTTTGCAAGTGCCTGAGAAGGACTTTTATGCACATGTGAACCGGGAGGCGTTTACGAAGATTATCAGTAATTTGTTGAACAATGGGGTGAAGTATGCTGAAAGTTACGTACACATATCTTTGGAGGTGCCGGAAGCGGATGAGAATAATTCATTCTGTATTCGTACGGAGAATGATGGAGTGATTATTCCCAATGAAATGAAGGAGGAGATATTTAAACCTTTCGTTCGTTTCAATGAAAAAGAAGATGGAAAGGTGACCACTGGAACAGGAATCGGCTTAGCTCTTTCCCGTTCGTTGGCAGAACTGCATCAAGGAACTCTGGCTATGGGAGAAGGGGAAGAAAATAATACTTTCTGTCTGACTTTGCCGATAGTTCAGGATATGACAATAACCTTAACACCGGAACCGGAAGTTGAAATAGACAGGATGAGCGAAGTTCCTGCGGGAGAGGTGGAAAAGAAGGATAACCGTCCTACGGTATTGGTTGTGGAAGATAATCCGGATATGCTTGCCTTTGTGGTGCGTCAGTTGGCGAGAGAATATACTGTATTGACTGCCGCTAATGGTGCGGAAGCGTTGCAAGTGTTGGACGGTAATTATGTGAATCTAGTGGTTAGTGACGTTGTGATGCCTGTGATGGATGGTTTTGAACTGTGTAAGACGATCAAGTCGGATTTGAATTATAGCCATATTCCCGTTATACTGTTGACTGCGAAGACGAATATCCAGTCTAAGATAGAGGGAATGGAATTGGGAGCAGACGCTTATCTGGAGAAACCTTTCTCTGTGGAATATTTACAGGCTTGTGCTTCCAGCCTTATTCAGAATAGAGAGAAATTACGTAAGGCTTTTGCACAGTCTCCTTTTGTGGCGGCCAATACGATGGCGTTGACAAAAGCTGACGAAGATTTTATAAAGAAACTGAATGAGGTTATCCAGGTGAATTATAGTAATCCGGAATTTAGTATGGATGATATGGCGGATAGCCTGAATATGAGTCGTTCCAATTTCTATCGGAAGATAAAGGGTGTCTTGGATTTGAGTCCGAATGAGTATCTCCGACTGGAACGTTTGAAGAGAGCGGCTCAATTATTGAAAGAAGGAGAAAACCGGGTGAATGAGATTTGCTATATGGTAGGGTTTAATTCTCCGTCTTATTTTGCCAAGTGTTTCCAGAAACAATTTGGAGTGTTACCCAAAGATTTTGTAAGTTAA
- a CDS encoding acetate--CoA ligase family protein translates to MITTQLLRPESIVVVGASNNVHKPGGAILKNLINGGYQGELRAVNPKEKEVQGVPAFADVNDLPDTDLAVLAVPALMCPDMVETLASKKQTRAFIILSAGFGEETHEGALLEERILETVNKYGASLIGPNCIGLMNTWHHSVFSQPIPNLNSKGVDLISSSGATAVFILESAVTKGLQFNSVWSVGNAKQIGVEDVLQFMDENFDPEKDSHLKLLYIESIQNPDRLLFHASSLIRKGCKIAAIKAGSSESGSRAASSHTGAIASSDSAVEALFRKAGIVRCFSREELTTVGCVFTLPELKGKNFAIITHAGGPGVMLTDALSKGGLNVPKLEGEVAEELKAQLFPGAAVGNPIDILATGTPEHLRLCIDYCEEKLDNIDAMMAIFGTPGLVTMFEMYDVLHEKMQTCKKPIFPILPSINTAGAEVAAFLAKGHVNFADEVTLGTALSRIVNVPKPAVPEIELFGVDVPRIRRIIDSIPENGYIAPNYVQALLHAAGIPLVDEFVSDNKEEIVAFARRCGFPVVAKVVGPVHKSDVGGVVLNIKSEQHLALEFDRMMQIPEARAIMVQPMLKGTELFIGAKYEEKFGHVVLCGLGGIFVEVLKDVSSGLAPLSYEEAYSMIHSLRAYKIIQGTRGQKGVNEDKFAEIIVRLSTLLRFATEIKEMDINPLLATQKAVIAVDARIRIEK, encoded by the coding sequence ATGATAACAACCCAGTTGCTTCGTCCTGAAAGCATTGTCGTAGTAGGGGCATCGAATAATGTACATAAGCCGGGTGGCGCAATATTAAAGAATTTAATAAATGGAGGTTATCAGGGAGAACTTCGGGCTGTGAATCCGAAGGAAAAGGAAGTGCAGGGAGTTCCCGCTTTTGCGGATGTGAACGATCTGCCGGATACAGACCTGGCGGTGTTGGCTGTGCCTGCCTTGATGTGTCCTGATATGGTGGAAACATTGGCTAGCAAGAAACAAACCAGGGCATTTATCATACTTTCGGCTGGTTTTGGTGAAGAAACCCACGAAGGGGCGCTGTTGGAAGAACGTATTTTGGAAACAGTCAATAAATACGGGGCTTCGTTGATTGGTCCTAATTGCATTGGATTGATGAACACATGGCATCATAGCGTGTTCAGCCAGCCGATTCCTAATTTGAATTCGAAAGGAGTGGACTTGATTTCCAGCTCCGGTGCTACGGCCGTCTTTATTCTTGAAAGTGCCGTAACAAAAGGCTTGCAGTTCAATTCAGTCTGGTCGGTGGGAAATGCCAAGCAGATTGGTGTAGAAGATGTATTGCAATTTATGGATGAGAACTTCGATCCCGAAAAAGATTCTCATCTGAAACTACTCTATATTGAAAGTATTCAGAATCCGGACAGGTTGTTATTTCATGCTTCTTCTTTGATTAGGAAAGGGTGTAAGATTGCGGCAATCAAAGCCGGAAGTTCGGAGAGCGGAAGCCGGGCAGCATCTTCCCATACAGGAGCAATCGCCAGTTCCGATTCGGCAGTAGAGGCTTTGTTCCGTAAAGCGGGGATTGTACGTTGCTTCTCCCGTGAAGAATTGACTACTGTAGGTTGCGTGTTTACTCTGCCCGAATTGAAAGGAAAGAATTTTGCCATTATCACCCATGCCGGAGGACCGGGAGTGATGTTGACAGATGCGTTGAGTAAAGGTGGGCTGAATGTACCTAAGCTGGAAGGAGAAGTAGCCGAAGAACTAAAAGCCCAACTATTCCCCGGTGCTGCCGTCGGGAATCCTATTGATATTCTGGCTACCGGAACACCGGAACATCTGCGCCTTTGCATTGACTATTGCGAGGAGAAGCTTGACAATATAGACGCCATGATGGCCATTTTTGGAACTCCGGGATTGGTTACTATGTTTGAAATGTATGATGTGCTTCACGAAAAGATGCAGACTTGCAAGAAACCGATTTTCCCCATTCTTCCTTCGATTAATACAGCCGGGGCAGAGGTTGCCGCCTTCCTGGCAAAAGGACACGTGAACTTTGCGGACGAAGTGACTCTAGGTACTGCCCTTTCACGCATTGTCAATGTTCCTAAACCGGCAGTTCCTGAAATAGAACTGTTCGGAGTAGACGTTCCGAGGATTCGTCGCATCATAGATTCTATTCCGGAGAATGGTTATATCGCTCCCAATTATGTACAGGCATTGTTGCACGCTGCCGGTATTCCGTTGGTAGATGAATTTGTTTCCGATAATAAAGAGGAGATAGTAGCTTTTGCCCGTCGATGCGGATTTCCGGTAGTGGCCAAAGTGGTGGGACCTGTGCATAAATCAGATGTCGGTGGTGTAGTGCTGAACATCAAAAGCGAGCAACATCTGGCATTGGAATTCGATCGTATGATGCAGATTCCTGAAGCAAGGGCAATTATGGTACAGCCGATGCTGAAAGGTACGGAACTGTTTATTGGTGCAAAATATGAAGAGAAGTTCGGACACGTGGTACTTTGTGGTTTGGGAGGTATTTTTGTGGAGGTGCTGAAAGATGTGTCTTCCGGTCTCGCCCCGCTTTCTTATGAAGAAGCTTATTCAATGATTCATTCTTTGCGTGCTTATAAAATCATTCAGGGAACACGTGGGCAAAAGGGAGTCAACGAAGATAAATTTGCTGAAATTATTGTCCGTTTGTCCACTTTGCTACGTTTTGCTACAGAGATCAAAGAAATGGATATAAATCCGCTCTTAGCAACACAAAAGGCCGTTATAGCAGTTGACGCACGCATCAGGATAGAAAAATAG
- a CDS encoding JAB-like toxin 1 domain-containing protein yields the protein MSRINPEWKNIRVFDKSILPALKTNLGNTTSGVNYFAETSSAYDAANIATFSVENTGVEWRYTAGYRDGERKYIIGNSSRDYSVSTLEGINNRPLEGFQPIVD from the coding sequence GTGTCGAGAATAAACCCTGAATGGAAGAATATTAGGGTATTTGACAAGTCTATTTTGCCTGCATTGAAAACAAACTTAGGCAATACTACCAGTGGCGTTAATTACTTTGCAGAAACATCCAGTGCGTATGATGCTGCCAATATCGCAACATTTAGTGTTGAGAATACCGGGGTTGAATGGAGATATACTGCCGGATACAGGGATGGAGAGAGGAAATATATCATAGGAAATAGTAGCCGTGATTATAGTGTTTCTACATTGGAAGGTATCAATAATAGGCCACTTGAAGGGTTTCAGCCAATCGTGGATTAA
- a CDS encoding Imm65 family immunity protein, translating to MRNIFFNLMFLFVMVGCAQPTLNKVQQVVEAQSELLVDCGLIHNKYVVLYELAVNDSNHIYLISDSEFPVESHLESPSKIVPYKDKYLCFIELDEQEMPVADIKEMTGYSGNPMVEIDYTPKWCVVISKFGEKRALVELSSYEDWSSWFDIVELWPYLSGYVEDYPVQMGVLSHDIQLERYPGLSLNADSIKRELFDWNGVRIKSVYGQMYLRNNTTSTVCLSSSTKEHYAVVNGRDSLYLSLCDSLPIVLKPLERKTVEYRSLSGQSGSFFFEHLASEKNPWEYFYNLFCRSTYCLMNVNGEELKTKVMFHDIGNYGFEVTCEKFGKETLFRILNHGIYDKEDRIEKNTKLWWTEWNNKSEADRQKISDAVDEKLSEKRQKINPDKE from the coding sequence ATGAGAAATATATTTTTTAATTTGATGTTTTTGTTTGTTATGGTAGGCTGTGCGCAGCCTACTCTTAATAAAGTGCAGCAAGTGGTGGAAGCGCAATCCGAATTGCTTGTGGACTGTGGTTTGATACATAATAAATATGTGGTGCTATATGAATTGGCGGTGAATGATTCCAATCATATATATCTGATTTCGGACTCTGAATTTCCTGTGGAATCGCATTTGGAGTCACCTTCCAAAATCGTTCCATACAAGGATAAATATCTCTGCTTCATAGAATTGGACGAACAGGAGATGCCTGTGGCTGATATAAAAGAGATGACTGGGTATTCCGGTAATCCCATGGTTGAAATAGACTATACCCCCAAATGGTGTGTAGTGATATCCAAGTTTGGAGAAAAAAGAGCATTGGTGGAGCTTTCATCGTATGAGGACTGGTCGTCATGGTTTGATATTGTGGAATTATGGCCATATTTGTCGGGGTATGTGGAAGACTATCCGGTACAGATGGGGGTGCTGTCCCATGACATTCAATTGGAACGTTATCCGGGTCTCTCGTTAAATGCAGATAGCATAAAGCGGGAACTATTTGATTGGAATGGCGTGAGGATAAAGAGTGTATATGGTCAAATGTATTTGAGGAATAATACGACTTCCACCGTTTGTCTGTCCTCAAGTACGAAAGAACACTATGCTGTTGTGAATGGTCGGGATAGCCTTTATTTATCCCTTTGCGATTCTTTGCCCATTGTCTTGAAGCCACTTGAAAGAAAGACAGTGGAATATAGAAGTTTGTCCGGTCAATCGGGTTCGTTTTTTTTTGAACATTTGGCATCCGAGAAAAATCCCTGGGAGTATTTTTATAATCTATTCTGCCGTTCAACCTATTGCCTGATGAATGTAAATGGGGAAGAACTGAAAACAAAAGTCATGTTTCACGATATTGGTAATTATGGGTTTGAGGTCACTTGTGAAAAGTTTGGAAAAGAAACTCTGTTCAGGATATTGAATCACGGCATATACGATAAGGAGGATAGAATAGAGAAAAATACTAAATTGTGGTGGACTGAATGGAATAACAAAAGTGAGGCAGACAGGCAAAAAATATCGGATGCTGTAGATGAAAAGTTAAGTGAGAAAAGGCAAAAAATAAATCCGGATAAAGAATGA
- a CDS encoding RHS repeat-associated core domain-containing protein — MNLLRKLVLTGILFAGGMNLFAQESAYAYNANGNLTKDLNKNIVDIQYNCLNLPSWVLFKNGDSISNLYSGDGTKVRTVQVVGGDTLTTDYCGDAVYENGVLVRLLTEVGYITLADTTYHYFIRDHQGNVRVVVDEHGNVEEVNDYYPLGGLMSASSRWSVQPYKYNGKELETAGGLNWYDYGARRYDPVLGRWNGVDPSCEKHYSWSPYAYCKNNPVLRVDPDGKDDYTINGAGQLFRTSINNFSYDRLLSTKKNVPSIIVNDKGLLSGMYAAQKSNKNAGIEYYNSTANLNDAVAVFKFGADNTDAEWKLDVYDNQGSKTTIVGTSGRESSVFSDVQDKLGVEGDKIVDLHSHPYNKAASDNDMKNLKINTGAIYYRDDKELLFYNSKKSRIENETFKISTSSELLKRLNDKFMK; from the coding sequence ATGAATTTATTACGGAAATTGGTATTGACAGGCATCTTGTTCGCTGGAGGAATGAATCTGTTTGCGCAAGAGTCTGCCTATGCTTATAATGCAAACGGTAATTTGACAAAAGATTTAAATAAGAATATTGTTGACATTCAATATAATTGTTTAAATTTGCCTAGTTGGGTGCTATTTAAGAATGGTGATAGCATTTCAAATTTATACAGTGGTGATGGAACTAAAGTGCGCACGGTACAGGTTGTTGGCGGCGATACGCTGACAACGGATTATTGCGGCGATGCGGTCTATGAAAATGGAGTGTTGGTGCGGTTGCTGACTGAAGTCGGGTATATCACTTTAGCTGATACTACCTACCATTACTTTATCAGGGATCATCAGGGCAATGTTCGTGTCGTTGTGGATGAGCATGGCAATGTGGAGGAAGTGAATGATTATTATCCTTTGGGCGGATTAATGTCTGCGAGTTCCCGGTGGAGTGTCCAGCCGTATAAGTATAACGGGAAAGAGCTGGAGACAGCGGGCGGACTGAATTGGTATGACTATGGTGCCAGACGGTATGATCCTGTGCTGGGGAGGTGGAACGGGGTAGATCCGTCCTGTGAGAAACACTACAGTTGGAGTCCTTATGCTTATTGTAAGAATAATCCGGTGTTAAGGGTAGATCCGGACGGGAAGGATGATTATACAATAAATGGCGCGGGGCAACTTTTTAGAACTTCAATAAACAATTTCTCATATGATAGATTGTTAAGTACTAAAAAAAATGTCCCGTCAATTATTGTAAATGATAAGGGGCTGCTTTCAGGAATGTATGCTGCGCAAAAGTCGAATAAGAATGCTGGAATAGAATATTACAATTCAACAGCGAATCTTAATGATGCAGTTGCTGTTTTTAAGTTTGGTGCGGATAACACAGATGCAGAGTGGAAGTTGGATGTGTATGATAACCAAGGGAGTAAAACTACTATTGTGGGTACTTCTGGCAGAGAAAGTAGTGTTTTTTCGGACGTGCAAGATAAATTAGGAGTTGAAGGCGATAAAATTGTGGATCTGCATTCGCATCCGTATAATAAAGCAGCTTCTGATAATGATATGAAGAATTTGAAAATCAATACCGGTGCTATTTATTATAGAGATGATAAAGAACTTTTGTTTTATAATAGCAAAAAATCTCGTATTGAGAATGAGACTTTTAAAATAAGTACAAGTAGCGAACTGTTGAAAAGGTTGAATGATAAATTTATGAAGTAA
- a CDS encoding LexA family transcriptional regulator has translation MDTFLDVTGIVKRAKQVLNFKNDSELAEYLGVSRATVSNWGARNSIDFRLLLDKFGDKVDYNWLLLGKGNPKHQPRYCESELVQGEVEIIHNPKTPEPIDDRSVTLYDITAAANLKTLFTNKKQYALGKILIPNISVCDGAVYVNGDSMYPILKSGDIIGYKEISSFDNVIYGEIYLVSFMIDGDEYLAVKYVNRSDKEGHLKLVSYNTHHEPMDIPFASINAMAIVKFSIRRHMMM, from the coding sequence ATGGATACATTTTTGGATGTTACAGGAATAGTGAAGCGTGCCAAACAGGTGCTAAACTTCAAGAACGACAGCGAATTGGCTGAATACTTAGGCGTCTCGCGTGCCACAGTTTCCAATTGGGGGGCACGAAACAGTATTGATTTCCGTCTGTTACTTGACAAGTTTGGAGACAAGGTAGACTACAACTGGCTATTATTGGGAAAAGGAAATCCGAAACACCAGCCGAGATATTGCGAAAGCGAACTGGTGCAGGGAGAAGTCGAGATTATACACAATCCGAAAACACCCGAACCGATAGACGACCGCAGCGTGACATTATACGATATTACGGCAGCTGCGAACCTGAAAACATTGTTCACCAACAAAAAGCAGTATGCACTGGGGAAGATATTGATTCCGAATATATCCGTCTGCGACGGGGCGGTCTACGTCAACGGAGACAGCATGTACCCTATATTGAAATCGGGAGACATTATCGGATACAAGGAAATCAGCAGTTTCGACAATGTCATTTATGGAGAAATATACCTGGTATCGTTTATGATTGACGGAGACGAGTATCTGGCAGTAAAGTACGTAAACCGGTCGGACAAGGAAGGTCATCTCAAACTGGTGAGTTACAACACACACCACGAACCGATGGATATTCCATTCGCGTCCATCAACGCAATGGCGATTGTGAAGTTCTCCATCAGAAGACACATGATGATGTAA